TATAGTTGGTTTGCCGATCAGATTCCAACCATGCAAAGTCTTATTTCGAGTTTTATTGATAAGACAGAATCAGGGTTTGGAAAGGCAAAGAATGTTTTCAGTCAAGTAAAACCATATATAACGGCTATCATTAACACCTTTAAAGATCTGGCGCCAAACATTGATGTCATTCGTGATCAGATTACCTGGCTAAAAGATGTTGCCCTTGAAGGATTTACCAATATCAAAGCCGCAATCGGATCATCGTCCGATGCCATAAGCCAGCTACCGATTAACGAAGTGGTGCAAAAGGTAAAAGATACTTTTATACTTCTTGGTCAAGCGGCTAAACCTATTCTAGAGTACATTATTACAGTAGGTTTACCAGGCATTATTAGTACCGGTGCATCGGTTATCCAAACAGTTGCAGACATCTATAATTTTATTCAAAACAATTGGTCAACATTTGAACCCATTATTTATGGTGTTGTTGGCGCTATAACTGCTTTTAAGACGATTACTCTTGTTACAAAGGGGGTTATGATGGCCTATAAAGCAGTTATGCTGGTTGCAACCTTGGCCACGTCTGGATTTGGTGCAGCAGTTGCATTTGTTACATCCCCGATTGGTATTGCAGTATTGGCGATTGGGGCATTAATCGCTATAGGAGTTCTAGTCTATAAGAACTGGGATAAAATCTCGGTATGGCTTAAGAAGACATTTACGAATATAAAGAATGGTGTCGTCAATATATTTAATGGAATCGTTGATTTCTTCAAAGAATGGGGACCTTTAATTCTTGCCATCATTACAGGACCTTTTGGAATGGCGATTTATGCCATCATAAGTAATTGGGAGACAATAAAAGAATTTTTCTTTAATCTCTGGTTAGGAATACAAGAGATATTTTCAGGTATTGGACAATGGTTTGGTGAAAAATTCATAGAAGCAGTAACAAATATAAAAAGTGCCTTTGAAGGAGTAAAAGAATTTTTTACAGGCATGTTTAAAGGTGTCATTGATATATTTAAAGGCTTTGTGAATATGTGGATCTCAATCATCAATAATATGATTGAAAAGATTAATGGCATTCGTATTGATATACCGGACTGGATATCTGAAAAACTTGGAATCGGTGGCTCAATTGGCTTTAATATTCCTAAAATCCCGCAACTTGCAACTGGTGGTATCGTCACACGATCAACTATATTAGAAGCTGGAGAAGGGCGCGAGAGCGAGGCCATACTTCCATTATCAAAACTTCAATCGCTACTTGATATGCCGTATATCGGTAGTGGTGGGACGATTATCTATGCCCCACACATTGAAATCAAGGGAAATGCTAATGAAACAGACATTGAACGTATCTTAGCCGAAGATAAAGCGAGATTTGAACGATGGTATAAAGCAATGAAGGCTAAAGAAAAACGAACGAAGTTTTAAGAGGGTGACTGAATGTATAGAACAAAATCAGGAGATACATGGGACAGCATTGCATACGAGCAGTATGGTGACGAAAGAAAAATGAAAGTCTTGATGCGTGCAAATCCTATGTATCTAACTATTGAAATCTTTCCGGAAGGTATTTTATTAAACCTTCCGGAAGTATCAAGTACTGCGGTGAATTCACAAGTACCACCATGGAGGCGCCTATGAAAACACGTAAAGCAGATTTAGTGATTGTTTATGAAGGGGTCAATATTACACAAGATATAAAAAGTGATGTTGAAGACTTTTCATTCACAGATAATGCATCAGGAGCAGCCGATGACATTTCTTTATCTTTAAACAATACAACAAAGAAATGGATTCAAGCATGGCAACCTATAGAGGGTGATATTATTAAGGCCGTCATTGAAAGCGGTAATAAAAGGCTTGAATGCGGTGTGTTTTATGTGGATGATATCGGATTTAGTTTCCCACCGGCAGTTGTTACAATCAATGCGGTTTCAACGCCTGTTGAATCAGATTATGTCAGTGCTAAGCATAGTAATTCATTTTTGAAAACAAACTTAAAGTCCATACTTGCACAAGTTACAAAACGACATCAAATGAAATTAGTTTATGATTCGTCAAGGAATCCTATGG
This sequence is a window from Vallitaleaceae bacterium 9-2. Protein-coding genes within it:
- a CDS encoding tail protein X; translation: MYRTKSGDTWDSIAYEQYGDERKMKVLMRANPMYLTIEIFPEGILLNLPEVSSTAVNSQVPPWRRL